The region ACGGGCAAGCCGGCGGGCGAGGCGGCCACCATGCAGGGATTCGAGATGCTGCTGTACGGGACGGGTGACGGAACGTCGGACCCCCTGTACGACACGGCGTCGAAGAAGTGGATCGCGGGCAGCCAGGCCTTCAAGGACGCGCTCACCTTCGTGCACACGGTCTACAAGGAGAAGCTGGGCCCCGATGTCTCGGACGCCCTGGACCCGAACTTCCCCACGAACGTCCGCGGCGAACTGATGCCCAAGGGCAAGCTCGGCATCAACCTGGACGGCAGCTGGCTCCCGCAGGACTGGCTGAAGGGCGCGGGGCACGAGTGGCCCGAGTGGTCGCAGAAACTCGGCCTCGCCTACATGCCGACGCAATCCGGCCAGGCCCCCGGCAAGGTGAGCATGTCCGGCGGCTGGACCTGGTCGATCCCCGCCAAGGCGTCCAACCCGGACCTCGCCTTCAAGTTCATCGAGACGATGCAGACCAGGGCGAACGCACAGAAGTGGTACATCGCCAACTCCGGCATCGCGGTGCGCAAGGACGTGGCCTCCGACCCCGGATACGTGAAGGCGCAGCCCGGCATCAAGTTCTTCACGGACCTGGTCGCGAGCACGCACTACCGCCCCGCGTACCCGGCCTACCCCAAGGTCTCGACGGCCGTCCAGGAGGCCATGGAGGGCGTGACGACAGGTGACAGCTCGGTCGACAAGGCGGCGAGCGGGTACGACGAGGAGCTGAAGACGGCCACCGACAACCAGGTGATCAGGAAGTGAGGCTGCGCCGCACCCTGACCCGCGCCCTCCCCCTCACCCCCGCCGTCGCCCTCCTGCTCCTCTTCCTGGCGGGCCCGATCGCGTACTGCGCGTACATCGCCTTCACCGACCTCCAGCTCACCGGCCAGGCGCACTCGTCCTTCGTCGGCTTCGAGAACTTCCGGGCGGCGTTCAAGGACGACGCGTTCCTGAACGCGGTCTGGCTGACGCTGGTGTTCACGGTCCTGTCGTCACTGGTCGGCCAGAACACGCTGGGCCTGGCGCTGGCTTCGCTGATGCAGCGGGCGTCGAAGCCGGTGCGAACGGTCGTGGGCGGGATCGTGATCACGGCGTGGGTGCTGCCGGAGGTGGTGGCGGGGTTCCTGCTGTACGCGTTCTTCCGACGGGAAGGCACGCTGAACGCGATCCTGGACTGGCTCCACCTCCCCACCCAGAACTGGCTGTTCACGCTGCCGATCCTGGCGGTGTCGTTCGCGAACGTCTGGCGGGGGACGGCCTTCTCCATGCTGGTGTACTCGGCGGCCCTGAACGAGATACCGAAGGAGATCACCGAGGCGGCGGAGGTGGACGGGGCGGGTGGCTGGCGCCGTATGTGGCACATCACGCTGCCGATGATCCGCCGCTCGATCGGCACGAACCTGATGCTCAACACCCTTCAGACGCTGTCGGTGTTCGGGCTGATCTGGGTGATGACGAGGGGCGGCCCGGGGAACAGGAGCCAGACGCTGCCGCTCTTCATGTACGAGCAGGCCTTCCAGAAGAGCATGATCGGATACGGCACCGCGGTGGCGCTGCTCCTGCTGGTGGTCGGCTCGCTGTTCTCGCTGGTGTACATGCGGCTGCTGCGGACGGAGGTGTGACATGCCGGTCCGTAAGACACTGAGGTCCCGCCGCACCGGCCGCCGACTGGCCGCCGACGCGGGCCTGCTGGCGGTGGCCGCCGCCTTCGCCCTCCCCCTCGCCTGGGTGGTCCTGTCGGCCCTCGACCCGCACGCGGGCCTCAGGGTGAAGGTTCCGGACGGCCTCACGCTGGACAACTTCGACGCGGTCCTGAAACCGGACATCACCTACACACCGCTGCTCAACAGTCTGATCCTGTGCGGGGGCGGCACGCTGCTCACGGTGGTGTGCGCGGCGTTGGCCGCGTATCCGCTGTCGCGGTTCCGCTCGCGCCTGAACCGCCCCTTCCTGCTGACGATCCTCTTCGCGACGTGCCTGCCGATCACGGCGATCATGGTCCCGGTGTACGCGTTGTTCGTACGGGTGAACCTCATCGACACCGTGCAGGGCACCATCTTCTTCTTCGCCGCGTCCCAACTCCCCTTCGCCATCTGGCTGATGAAGAACTTCATGG is a window of Streptomyces mirabilis DNA encoding:
- a CDS encoding extracellular solute-binding protein is translated as MPVRPTAAPLLLATLLTATALSACGSGSGSDPDTVKVSFKQSTDNSIRVMDTYLGEMKKEFEKANPGKKVELVPIKAPDSEYYTKLQQMLRSPKTAPDLVYEDTFLINSDITSGYLKPLDPYLDKWPDWNQFIDTAKSAAKAQDGKTYGVPDGTDTRGLWFDKGIFKKAGLPADWQPKTWDEVLAAARTIKAKVPGVTPLNVYTGKPAGEAATMQGFEMLLYGTGDGTSDPLYDTASKKWIAGSQAFKDALTFVHTVYKEKLGPDVSDALDPNFPTNVRGELMPKGKLGINLDGSWLPQDWLKGAGHEWPEWSQKLGLAYMPTQSGQAPGKVSMSGGWTWSIPAKASNPDLAFKFIETMQTRANAQKWYIANSGIAVRKDVASDPGYVKAQPGIKFFTDLVASTHYRPAYPAYPKVSTAVQEAMEGVTTGDSSVDKAASGYDEELKTATDNQVIRK
- a CDS encoding carbohydrate ABC transporter permease, with amino-acid sequence MRLRRTLTRALPLTPAVALLLLFLAGPIAYCAYIAFTDLQLTGQAHSSFVGFENFRAAFKDDAFLNAVWLTLVFTVLSSLVGQNTLGLALASLMQRASKPVRTVVGGIVITAWVLPEVVAGFLLYAFFRREGTLNAILDWLHLPTQNWLFTLPILAVSFANVWRGTAFSMLVYSAALNEIPKEITEAAEVDGAGGWRRMWHITLPMIRRSIGTNLMLNTLQTLSVFGLIWVMTRGGPGNRSQTLPLFMYEQAFQKSMIGYGTAVALLLLVVGSLFSLVYMRLLRTEV
- a CDS encoding carbohydrate ABC transporter permease, with the protein product MPVRKTLRSRRTGRRLAADAGLLAVAAAFALPLAWVVLSALDPHAGLRVKVPDGLTLDNFDAVLKPDITYTPLLNSLILCGGGTLLTVVCAALAAYPLSRFRSRLNRPFLLTILFATCLPITAIMVPVYALFVRVNLIDTVQGTIFFFAASQLPFAIWLMKNFMDGVPKELEEAAWTDGASSLQSLVRIVLPLMGPGVAVVTVFSFVMMWGNFFVPFMLLLTPDQMPASVSINDFFGNRGTVVYGQLAAFSVIYSTPVILLYVLVSRRLGGGFALGGAVKG